Part of the Candidatus Krumholzibacteriota bacterium genome, TCATAGCGAGAAAGGATGCCGCATCGATCTCCGTCGACTGGTCCGGCAGGATAATAATAATGGTGAACAGGGGTGAACGAAGATGACGGCCGGGATATTTCACGATAGTAATTAAAAGGTGAGTGAAGATGAACTTCCGCCCCAGGTTGATAATAACATCCCTCCTGGCAGTCCTTCTTCCGATGATCGTCCTGGCTTTTTTCATCCGGGGCGAGATGACCAGGCGCATATCAGCGCAGTACCGGCGGCGCGTCGAGTCGATGACGGCGGTAATAGAGGAAGACCTCCGGAAGGAAAGCGACGATATAGGAAAAACGGTCGACGCACTTATGGAAAGTCTCGCCGACGACAACAGCTTCAGGAATGCCGCGGCGAGCCAGGACGCGCAATCGAGGCGTTATCTGATAGATCTCGCGGGAAATGTTATCGATCTGCCCGGCCTGTCGATGCTTCAGATACAGGACCGATCAGGCAGGATAATAAGTTCGGGTCACTTCAGAAATGAATTCGACAGGATAGACAGGGATCTGCCCCTCCTCCTTTCCTCTGTAAAGGAAGGTCCGGTACTTGCCGAGGCGCGAGCTCCCGACTCTCCTTTTCTCGTTCTCGCCAGGGTCGATTCGTTCGTGATATCCGGCAGATATTTCACCGTCTCGGCCGGCAGGCGAGTCGACCAGGAATTTCTCGGAAGGCTTTCAAGAGAGGATATGCTCGATATCGTTCTTCTCTGGCCTGGCGGGGCGATCGGTTCGGGAGATAAGGAAGAGGAAAAAGAAGGCACCAGCAATGCCGGCCCTGGCCGGGAGGAAGAAGGGCTCGAGGGGGCGACGGGGAGTCTCGATCTGCCGTTTATAGGCATTGATCGCGCCGGAGTCGGGGAAGCGTCGTTCAAGGTGACTCACCGGGTAGATGAACTCGTAGCCCTGAGAAGAAGCATGGACAGGTGGTTCACAATCGCCCTTCTCAGCGCGGCAGTCTTCTCGATCATCCTCGTCAGCTGGCTCTCTTCGAGAATAAGCAGGCCCCTGACGGAACTGGCCGAAAAGACGGCGCAGATAGACCTCGAAAAGCTCGATGTCGATTTTGATAGTCCCAGGCGAGATGAGATAGGAGCCCTGTCGAGGATGCTCATGGCTATGACAGAGAGGCTCCGTTCGAGCGCGGCGAGGATCAGGGATGCCGAGCACCGCGCCACGTTGGGCGAACTGGCCAGGCAGGTCAATCACGATATAAAAAACGGCCTCACCCCGATTAGGAATATCTTCCGGCACCTTTCGGAGATCGAGAAGAGCGATCCGGCAGGCATGCCGGGGATATTCAATGAGCGGCGCGCCGTCCTCGAATCGAGTATCGAGTATCTCGATGATCTGGCGTCGAACTACGCCAGGCTCTCTCCATCGGCCAGTATCGGGATATGCGACGTCAATTCTGCGGTCATAAAAGTCGCCAGAGAGCTGCGAGCTTCAAGGCGGGCGGAAGTCCAGGTCGACCTCGCTGATGGCGCTTTCATCATGGGAGATGCTGTCGCTGTGAGACGCGTCGTGGAAAATCTCGCCGGGAACGCCGCGGACAGCCTTGAAGATAAGAGGGGAACGGTCTCGATAACAACCTCGATCATCAGCGGAAAGGGCGGCGATGAGAAGGTCCGCCTGAGTGTCAGCGACACGGGAAGCGGGATGACCGAGAAAGAGATGGCGGCTATTTTCAATGATTTTTATACTACAAAGGAGAGGGGAGTCGGGCTGGGGCTTTCGATAGTCAGACGACTTGTCATCGATCTTGGCGGGTCGATAAATGTTGAAAGCGCCAGGGGAAAGGGGAGCCGGTTTGTCGTCGATATTCCACGGGCCGCACGGTCCTGCTGAAAGTGAGGCGCCATGTCACTTATCCTGGTAGTGGATGATCTTCTTAACCTCGCTCAGCAGTACGCCTATGACCTGAAAAGGGTCGGCGGATTCGACGTGATTATCGCCACCGGCGGGGCGCAGGCTCTTGAGATGATCTCCGGCGAGGCGGTCGACTGCGTGATACTCGACCTCGAGATGCCTGGAGTGGACGGGTTCGAAGTGCTCCGGACGATGAAAGAACGACGGATAGGTATTCCTGTGATAGTCTACACCGGGACCGGCGATTTTGACAGGTGCGTAAAAGCGGTCAATCTCGGGGCGTACGGGTTTATCGACAAGTCGGAGTCGATGGAAAGAGTCGCGCTCGAGGTGAAGAATGCTCTCGAGAGGAACCGGCTCGAGGTCGAAGTAAAGTCGCTCAGGCAGGAAACCGGAAGAGGCACTCCGCTGACAGGCTCGAGCAGGGCGATGGAGGACCTCAGGGAGCAGATAGGGCGGATAGCCCCGTTCCCCGGCACCGTACTCGTCGTCGGGGAAAGCGGGACGGGAAAGGAACTCGTCGCGAGAGAACTGCACAGGCTCGGACCGGGAGAAAAGACTCCCTTTGTCGCCGTCAACAGCGCCGCTTTTCCGGAAAATCTCATTGAAAGCGAACTTTTCGGACATGAGCGTGGGGCTTTCACCGGGGCAAGCAGGTTGCACAGGGGAGCGTTCGAGCGGGCGACGGGAGGCACCCTATTCCTCGACGAGATAGGAGAACTTCCTCTTCCCGCCCAGGCGAAGCTTCTTCGGGTCCTGGAGGAAAAGAAGATAACGAGGATCGGAGGCGAAAAGAGTATCGGCGTCGACGCGAGAGTCGTTACCGCGACGAACCGGGATCTTGAATCGCTCCAGGCGGAGGGGAGATTCAGGCAGGATCTTTACTATCGGCTCAATGTCCATATCCTGCGGATACCGCCGCTGCGGGAGCGCAAGTCGGATATTGCCGAACTGACAGACCATTTCCTGAGGAGTATCTGCTCTGGCTACGGTATCAGGGAGAAGAAGCTTGACGATGGGGTCCTCGATCTTCTTTCCCGGTACGACTGGAAACGGAACAATGTACGCGAATTGAGGAATATTATCGAGAGGATGATAATAGCCTCCGATGCCGGCCTGATACAGATCGGCCACGTTCCGGCGGAAGTGGCGGGGAGAGGCCCGGCCGGGAAGGGGCCCCGGACTTTTCAGGAGATGAAATCGGAATCAGAGCGCCGGATAATCATTTCGGCCCTTGAGCGAAACGGCTGGCAGATCACGACTACCGCCGCCGAACTCGGCCTGGCAGATCACTCGAGCCTTCTCAAGATCATGAGACGGCATAATATCAAAAGAAAATAATCATGTGTCCATGGGGACACATTTCTGTGATCAAATAAGTGTCCAAATGGACACAAAAGGAGACGTCTTTTTCCCCGCCGCGATTTGCTTCGCTTTTCATCCATTTGTAAAATAACAAGATACGACTGGCATCAATTGCTTTCCCTTCGCTGGCCTTCCGCTTGCCCTGCTAAAGGTACAGGAACGGTCAAGGAGTCAACGCCCGGGAAGGGCAAAACCTGAAAGGAGGGTCACAATGTTGAATACGTCTGGAAGAACGAGGAGAGCAGTAGCCGGCGTAGCATGCATCGTGATGCTTGTCATATCCATGGCGCTGTCAGGCTGTGGAAACGAGGAAGGAAAGAGCAGCAGGGGGATCAGGGTCGAAAGGATCACCAGGGATGATCCGGCGAAGAGGGCAACGGCTGAGCAGCCGGAAGTCGCCGCCATCGCGCCCGCGATTGAAGAAGCAGAGCCGGAGGCGGAGAGAGTCAGCGCCGCTGACCGGGAAGTCTCCTATGAAGAAGCAGAGGAAGCGTATTTTGAAAAACGGTATGCCGAAGCGACTGAACTGTTCGGTTATTATACCGATCGCAAGAGCGAGAACCCGTGGGGATTTTTCATGCTGGGTCTATCGGCATGGAAGGCAAAAGATTACGAGACGGCTGAACGGGGTTTTCAGACTGCCATCCGGCTCGATCCGAACCATGTAAAAAGCTGGCTTGGCATGAGCAGGGTCCTTCTTGATACGGGACGGCCTCTCGAGTCGCTCGAGACCACCGGCAGGGCGCTCGAGATCGACAGCGGATCGAACGACGCTTTCCGGCTTCAGGGAAGAGCCTGCCACCAGCTCGGCAGAAGCGAAGAGGCGATCGACGCCTACCGCCGGGCGATCGTCATCGATATCAATGACGCGTGGTCGATGAACAATCTTGCCCTGATACTTATCGAGGAAGGCAGGTTCGATGAGGCCCTCGCGCCGCTCGCCCGCGCTACCGAGCTCAGGGACGATATCGCAGTCTTTCAGAACAATCTCGGAATGGCGCTCGAGCACACCGGTCATTTCAAAGCTGCCGCCGAAGCGTATGCCTCCGCGGTCAAGATCGATGAATCTTATGAAAAGGCTTATGAGAACCAGCTTCGCGTGGAAGGGGTCGTGGAGGATCCAGGCAGGGAAAGTATCGATCTAGTCTCTCTCGCCGCCTCTTTCGCCGAAAGTATCCCGGGCTGGGAGGTGGCAGGAGTGGAAGAAAGCGCTCCGGCAGCCGCGCTCACAGTACCGGAATCCGCCGCAACAGCGACGGGAAGCATAGCCTCGATAAACCCGGCCGATTCCATCGCGGGAGGGAATGACAGATAAGAACCAGGATCTCTGGTGTGGTGATGACGCGGGGATGGAAGGTCCCGCTCCGGAAAGCCCGGGGCGGGACCTTTGCTGTTGAAAAGAATAAAGTCTGATAGGCCTGATAATTCAATCAGCCGGGAGGACCCTGCCTTCAACTCTCCTTGATAATGACGCGGTTATATGAGAGAATACTCCCGTGGCTCCAGGGATGGGGCGATGAGATCGATGAAGATCGAAAATACCTGCCGAAAGGAAAGAGTATGGAAAAGAAAAGAGATCTTACTACCCTGGAAGTGCTGAGTATCGGAATAAAATCCGAGATCGACGCAGTCAAGCTCTACACGAAGATGAAAGATATGGTCGAGACCGATGATCTGAAGGAAAAGATGGATTTTCTCATCTCCCAGGAACAGAAGCATGAGCAGATCCTGACAGAGGTATACAGGAAAAAGTCACCCGATGTCGACCTGGCCCTCCCCAAAAACTCGATCGTCCCGATGATAGACGAAGTGCTTGGGAGGGAATCGACGCTGAAGGAACTCTTTCAGGTAGCGATGAAAGCGGAACAGCTCGCGCAGAAGTTCTACGCCGACCTCGCCGCGAAGACATCCGATTCAAACGCGAAATCGATCCTTCTCTACATGGCAAGCATGGAACAGAGCCACTACGCGATCCTCCAGGCCGAATTCGGCCAGATGGAGATGTTGAACACTGAAGACGCTACGAATTTCCTCGACAGTGAAGGCCTGATGTTCATGGGGCCATAGGCCCCCCGCGTCGAATAGAGAGAGATTTGCGTAAAAGAGTTTACGATCCAGATATCCCGGCCAATCTCGCTCCCGGTAAACCGGCCGATGAAGGCGATCTTATTATAAGTCGCAGGTACAGGCTTGTGTCCTCACTGTCCCCCTCCCGGGGCGGGCTCTTCCTTGATTTCGGCTGCGGCAACGGAGCCCAGACATTCCTTTTCGCGGAGGATTTTCCCCTCCTTGCCGGCGTCGATATAGGGATCAGCCACCTTCGCCAGCTCAGGATCGAAGCGGAGAGGAAAGGTCTCGGGGGAAAAATCATTCCGATCCGCTACGATGGATACTCGATACCTCTTTCCGATTCATCTGTCGATTACTGCGTATCATTCGAAGTCCTCGAGCACGTGAAGGATGAAAAGCGCGTTCTCTGCGAACTGGCAAGGGTCCTTAAGCCGGGGGGCATACTGGCCGTATCGGTTCCGAACAGGTGGTGGATATTCGAGACGCATGGCGCCGATCTGCCCCTTCTGCCGTGGAACAGGATCCCGTTTTTCAGTTGGCTTCCCCGCGCGATCCACGACCGGTATGCCAGGGCGAGGATATATACGAAAAGGGAGATCATCGGAAAACTCCGGGAGAGCGGTCTTGAAATCATAAGGGATGTCTATGTGACAGCTCCGATGGATGTCGTGAGATGGAGCTGGCTGAAAAGGACCCTGCGATCGACCATCTTCAGAAAAGACAGTTGCCGACTGCCCGTGCTATCGACCGCGATTCTCGTCGTAGCGGAAAAAAGATAGAAGAAGACCCGGCCGCGATCCTTGCTCTGGTCGCGGCCGGGGAGATTCGTTGCTGTCCGGCATCTGCCGGCAAGCCAGTTACCTCAGAAGAATCAGCTTTTTCGCTTCCACCTGTCCCGCGGCGAGGAACTTGCAGAAATATATCCCGCTTGAAAGCTGTTTCCCCTTGTCGTTTTTTCCATCCCAGTCGACCCTGTGTATTCCTGCCTCGACAGTTTTGGCCGAAAGGAGAGTCCTGACCTTTCGGCCGGAGACGTCATAGATCACGAGGGTGACCTTCGTCTCCCTTTCGAGCGAATACTCGATCGTCGTAGCGGGGTTGAAAGGATTCGGGTAAGACCCTCTCAGGTTCGTTTTGAACGGAGGAGAGGGAGAGTCGTCGTCAACGGTATAGGCGGGGATACCGGCGAGCCTCAGATCGCGGCAGGTGATCCCCTGGTCGTCTGTCGTCACGATCTCCATAAGGTAGAGTCCGCCTGCGAAAGGAGTCGTATCCCAGGTGAGAAAATCGATTATTCCGTTTCCATGGGCGATCCCGGTGTCGACCTGTATCCATCCCGATCTCAACGAAGCGTTGTCGATCGGAGGTGACGATCCGCCATCTTCGGGAGGAGAGACCTTAATATAGCCGCTTACCCAGCCATCCCCTCCGGCTCCGTCGAGGTCGTAACCTTCGAGGGTCGTCTGTCCCTCGTCATTCTCTCCCGTCTCGTAATCGTTGTCTTCGGTGCTTCCGCCTCCCCATGGATCCATGAAATCGAGGGAGGTATCGGTATTGCCCGTCGCCGGCGGCGGATTGACAGCTTCGTAATAGGTAGTCGTCACCGAACCGAGAGTGACGACATGCCCGATCGTATCTCCAGCCGCTGTCGTATCCTGGACGAGCATGAGAATGTCCTCTCCGTCCGATTCGAATTCGCGGATCATCTCTCCCAGGCCGGTCGCGTCGGAGACTTCGCCGTGTTCGACAGACCATCCCGACTGTCCGTGGCCTTCGAGATACGATTCGATCCCCGAGACCATCCCGTCCGGAGTCGTGCCGTTCTCATCGGTGCCCATCGCGTCCTGGAGTTCGCGGGCCATTTCCTCGCCGCTCTGCTCAGGTTTTGCTTCGTCGCCGTTTGGATTATCCAGCTCGCCATGGCCATTGTCGGCGAAATACTTAAGACACGAAGCTGCCGCGGTCGGCGCGCAGGAGGTCGAATCATAATCGGTTCCGAGTCCGAGCTGGTCGATCTCCGTCAGGTCCCTGTGATATTCGAAGGAGATCGGGTAGATCAACAGTTCGGCGGTGCCGGGAGAGAAGAATTCGTCATCTATTTTGTAGGTGATATCGAAGAATGAGTCGATCGCGAAATTACCGACCGAGTCCTCGTCGAAATTCTCGAATTCAGGGATCGGCGGAGTAGGATCGACAAAGACGATGACGGTGTCCCTGAGATATCCGTAGGGAGGAACGAACAGGCGCGATTCGAACTCGACTACCTGTCCCTCGAACGGCTCCGATCCCGGATCGAAATATCCGCAGAAACCGTCGCCTGGGCCGAGAGGATATATCGTCTTGTATCCGGGCCCCCATCCCTCCGGATCGATCCAGAAATCGGTGAACGGCCCTGTATCGCCTTCATGACGGTACGCGAAGACAGCTTCAAGGATCTCGCAGTTTTTGCAGCCTGACACTGACGTTGAGAGCTTTATCATTCCTTCCATCGGGCCGTCATGCTCGGCGACAGCGACGTCGGACATATAGGCGGTCGGAACGTGCAGGTGCGCGCGGGGCGCATAGTACGGGCGTATCTCTTCTGTTATGTAATGAAATTCTCCAACCTGGATCCCGTCTTTTCTGAAGACCGGCACCGGCGGCATCATCGGATCCGATTCATAATTCTCGAAGTAGGGAGGCCACTGATCGATGATCGATGAGATGTGGATAGGCGCGTATGTCACCAGCGTATCGCCAGGCATCCCGTCGAGCTCGATCTGAAAGAAGACATCGAA contains:
- a CDS encoding HAMP domain-containing histidine kinase, with the protein product MNFRPRLIITSLLAVLLPMIVLAFFIRGEMTRRISAQYRRRVESMTAVIEEDLRKESDDIGKTVDALMESLADDNSFRNAAASQDAQSRRYLIDLAGNVIDLPGLSMLQIQDRSGRIISSGHFRNEFDRIDRDLPLLLSSVKEGPVLAEARAPDSPFLVLARVDSFVISGRYFTVSAGRRVDQEFLGRLSREDMLDIVLLWPGGAIGSGDKEEEKEGTSNAGPGREEEGLEGATGSLDLPFIGIDRAGVGEASFKVTHRVDELVALRRSMDRWFTIALLSAAVFSIILVSWLSSRISRPLTELAEKTAQIDLEKLDVDFDSPRRDEIGALSRMLMAMTERLRSSAARIRDAEHRATLGELARQVNHDIKNGLTPIRNIFRHLSEIEKSDPAGMPGIFNERRAVLESSIEYLDDLASNYARLSPSASIGICDVNSAVIKVARELRASRRAEVQVDLADGAFIMGDAVAVRRVVENLAGNAADSLEDKRGTVSITTSIISGKGGDEKVRLSVSDTGSGMTEKEMAAIFNDFYTTKERGVGLGLSIVRRLVIDLGGSINVESARGKGSRFVVDIPRAARSC
- a CDS encoding sigma-54-dependent Fis family transcriptional regulator, whose translation is MSLILVVDDLLNLAQQYAYDLKRVGGFDVIIATGGAQALEMISGEAVDCVILDLEMPGVDGFEVLRTMKERRIGIPVIVYTGTGDFDRCVKAVNLGAYGFIDKSESMERVALEVKNALERNRLEVEVKSLRQETGRGTPLTGSSRAMEDLREQIGRIAPFPGTVLVVGESGTGKELVARELHRLGPGEKTPFVAVNSAAFPENLIESELFGHERGAFTGASRLHRGAFERATGGTLFLDEIGELPLPAQAKLLRVLEEKKITRIGGEKSIGVDARVVTATNRDLESLQAEGRFRQDLYYRLNVHILRIPPLRERKSDIAELTDHFLRSICSGYGIREKKLDDGVLDLLSRYDWKRNNVRELRNIIERMIIASDAGLIQIGHVPAEVAGRGPAGKGPRTFQEMKSESERRIIISALERNGWQITTTAAELGLADHSSLLKIMRRHNIKRK
- a CDS encoding tetratricopeptide repeat protein produces the protein MLNTSGRTRRAVAGVACIVMLVISMALSGCGNEEGKSSRGIRVERITRDDPAKRATAEQPEVAAIAPAIEEAEPEAERVSAADREVSYEEAEEAYFEKRYAEATELFGYYTDRKSENPWGFFMLGLSAWKAKDYETAERGFQTAIRLDPNHVKSWLGMSRVLLDTGRPLESLETTGRALEIDSGSNDAFRLQGRACHQLGRSEEAIDAYRRAIVIDINDAWSMNNLALILIEEGRFDEALAPLARATELRDDIAVFQNNLGMALEHTGHFKAAAEAYASAVKIDESYEKAYENQLRVEGVVEDPGRESIDLVSLAASFAESIPGWEVAGVEESAPAAALTVPESAATATGSIASINPADSIAGGNDR
- a CDS encoding ferritin family protein; its protein translation is MEKKRDLTTLEVLSIGIKSEIDAVKLYTKMKDMVETDDLKEKMDFLISQEQKHEQILTEVYRKKSPDVDLALPKNSIVPMIDEVLGRESTLKELFQVAMKAEQLAQKFYADLAAKTSDSNAKSILLYMASMEQSHYAILQAEFGQMEMLNTEDATNFLDSEGLMFMGP
- a CDS encoding methyltransferase domain-containing protein codes for the protein MRKRVYDPDIPANLAPGKPADEGDLIISRRYRLVSSLSPSRGGLFLDFGCGNGAQTFLFAEDFPLLAGVDIGISHLRQLRIEAERKGLGGKIIPIRYDGYSIPLSDSSVDYCVSFEVLEHVKDEKRVLCELARVLKPGGILAVSVPNRWWIFETHGADLPLLPWNRIPFFSWLPRAIHDRYARARIYTKREIIGKLRESGLEIIRDVYVTAPMDVVRWSWLKRTLRSTIFRKDSCRLPVLSTAILVVAEKR
- a CDS encoding T9SS type A sorting domain-containing protein, yielding MKYCQRPLRLMAALIIAAALCAGIAVSASAGPTEVKVGQEARIVLHIWDFGPPDTVHVFGDCDILFSDPFPDPLDPEFLIIETEIIALDLKGPGIKVGLNDGLPSPGKVKPLTPGIDFPAESFFDVFFQIELDGMPGDTLVTYAPIHISSIIDQWPPYFENYESDPMMPPVPVFRKDGIQVGEFHYITEEIRPYYAPRAHLHVPTAYMSDVAVAEHDGPMEGMIKLSTSVSGCKNCEILEAVFAYRHEGDTGPFTDFWIDPEGWGPGYKTIYPLGPGDGFCGYFDPGSEPFEGQVVEFESRLFVPPYGYLRDTVIVFVDPTPPIPEFENFDEDSVGNFAIDSFFDITYKIDDEFFSPGTAELLIYPISFEYHRDLTEIDQLGLGTDYDSTSCAPTAAASCLKYFADNGHGELDNPNGDEAKPEQSGEEMARELQDAMGTDENGTTPDGMVSGIESYLEGHGQSGWSVEHGEVSDATGLGEMIREFESDGEDILMLVQDTTAAGDTIGHVVTLGSVTTTYYEAVNPPPATGNTDTSLDFMDPWGGGSTEDNDYETGENDEGQTTLEGYDLDGAGGDGWVSGYIKVSPPEDGGSSPPIDNASLRSGWIQVDTGIAHGNGIIDFLTWDTTPFAGGLYLMEIVTTDDQGITCRDLRLAGIPAYTVDDDSPSPPFKTNLRGSYPNPFNPATTIEYSLERETKVTLVIYDVSGRKVRTLLSAKTVEAGIHRVDWDGKNDKGKQLSSGIYFCKFLAAGQVEAKKLILLR